From Salvelinus sp. IW2-2015 linkage group LG2, ASM291031v2, whole genome shotgun sequence, one genomic window encodes:
- the LOC111979121 gene encoding LOW QUALITY PROTEIN: lysophosphatidic acid phosphatase type 6-like (The sequence of the model RefSeq protein was modified relative to this genomic sequence to represent the inferred CDS: inserted 1 base in 1 codon), which produces MRMRNLWTKAGVLGSVSMAFGSMFWSQKKTATTQTGSTTACTEPPSPYELKLVQVLFRHGARTPLKSIPDVMEAQWVPNLLEPPAHTHINYVVTDLEGGPRPSSPVEDSYRAKHTDGGTYPGQLTTVGMQQLYELGERLRKRYIQDTAFLNPTFSPTEVYVRSTNIVRTIESAKCLVAGLFQQSQSDMVSILTTEAESEILYPNYHGCRLLKHLSGHRWAESSTLPDIAADLRSIQSALGIAAHQRVDFILIRDDMVARETHGLPCPPVLDSWXNTVEQRAVEMICHIYEPSKRENLQLCVGPLFHTLMGNIEDQLQGTTSESNRKLFLYSAHDTTLMPCLMALGVFDMQWPPYAADITLELHQHRQTKEAFVKVSYIGKDQLIPGCSGVYCPLQEFKQAFSNYSLTSELYESLCNRTEGMADP; this is translated from the exons ATGAGGATGAGGAACCTATGGACCAAAGCAGGTGTTCTGGGCTCGGTATCCATGGCGTTTGGATCCATGTTCTGGTCTCAGAAGAAGACGGCAACGACTCAGACGGGTTCGACCACCGCATGCACGGAACCACCTTCTCCTTATGAGCTCAAACTGGTGCAAGTCCTGTTCCGCCACGGAGCCCGAACTCCGCTGAAGTCTATACCGGATGTCATGGAG GCCCAGTGGGTGCCTAACCTCCTGGaacccccagcacacacacatatcaactATGTGGTGACAGACCTGGAAGGAGGTCCACGGCCCTCCTCACCGGTGGAGGACAGCTACCGGGCCAAACATACTgac GGGGGTACGTACCCAGGTCAGTTGACCACGGTGGGCATGCAGCAGCTGTATGAGCTGGGAGAGAGGCTGAGGAAGAGGTACATCCAGGACACGGCCTTCCTCAACCCCACCTTCAGCCCTACAGAGGTCTA tGTGCGTTCCACTAACATTGTAAGGACCATAGAGTCTGCCAAGTGCCTGGTGGCAGGCCTGTTCCAGCAAAGCCAGAGCG ACATGGTTTCCATTCTGACGACTGAGGCAGAGTCAGAGATCCTGTACCCTAACTACCACGGGTGCAGACTGCTCAAACACCTCAGCGG tCATCGCTGGGCGGAGTCGTCCACTCTGCCAGACATCGCTGCGGACTTGAGGAGCATCCAGAGTGCTCTGGGCATCGCTGCCCACCAACGGGTTGACTTCATCCTCATCAGGGATGACATGGTGGCCAGAGAG aCACACGGACTACCCTGCCCACCAGTCCTGGACTCCT AGAACACAGTGGAGCAGAGAGCTGTGGAGATGATCTGTCACATCTACGAACCCAGcaagag GGAGAACCTGCAGCTGTGTGTGGGTCCCCTCTTCCACACCCTGATGGGCAACATTGAAGACCAACTACAGGGCACAACCTCAGAGTCCAACAG GAAGCTGTTCCTGTACTCTGCCCATGACACCACTCTGATGCCCTGTCTCATGGCTCTGGGGGTTTTTGACATGCAATGGCCACCGTACGCCGCTGACATCACCCTGGAGCTGCATCAACACAGGCAAACCAAAGAGGCCTTTGTCAAAGTGTCCTACATTGGCAAG GACCAGTTGATTCCAGGCTGTAGTGGAGTCTACTGCCCCCTGCAGGAATTCAAGCAGGCCTTCTCTAACTACTCACTGACCTCTGAACTCTATGAGTCGCTCTGCAACCGCACAGAGGGCATGGCCGACCCCTGA
- the LOC111979133 gene encoding gap junction alpha-5 protein-like, with product MGDWSLLGNFLEEVQEHSTSVGKVWLTVLFIFRILVLGTAAESSWGDEQSDFLCDTQQPGCTNVCYDRAFPIAHIRYWVLQIVFVSTPSLIYMGHAMHIVRRDEKRKRREQEKTERMEEEEKGEGGSVSGEKAYLQQRDCGKALEASGRVRLRGALLSTYILSILIRTVMEVIFIVVQYMIYGVFLRALYHCKAWPCPNPVNCYMSRPTEKNVFIVFMLVVAGVSLLLSVVELYHLAYRRYRKCRRTRASLKNTTHNAVAIPFTRDPDNPTSHNSPGCTPPPDFRQCLVLSGTMTPLTPVNPMNSMPSQPFNNRMAHQQNSVNMATERHHSNDDLEGEGGFMRMNYTQVPGEMPSGCSAPPLLHTGYLKDKLSLSKISGTSSRVRPDDLAV from the coding sequence ATGGGGGACTGGAGTCTTCTGGGGAACTTCCTGGAGGAAGTTCAGGAACATTCCACGTCGGTGGGGAAGGTGTGGCTCACCGTCCTCTTCATCTTCAGGATCCTGGTGCTGGGCACAGCCGCTGAGTCTTCATGGGGAGACGAACAGAGTGACTTCCTGTGCGACACCCAGCAGCCCGGTTGTACCAACGTCTGTTATGACCGGGCGTTTCCTATCGCACACATCCGCTACTGGGTCCTACAGATCGTCTTCGTGTCCACACCATCACTGATCTACATGGGCCACGCCATGCACATAGTGCGGAGGGATGAGAAACGAAAAAGGAGGGagcaggagaagacagagaggatggaggaggaggagaagggagagggggggagtgtATCGGGGGAGAAGGCGTATCTCCAGCAGAGGGATTGTGGGAAGGCGCTGGAGGCATCTGGGCGCGTTCGCCTGCGGGGGGCGCTGTTATCCACGTACATTCTGAGCATCCTGATCCGCACGGTGATGGAGGTGATCTTCATCGTGGTCCAGTACATGATCTATGGAGTCTTCCTCAGGGCTCTGTACCACTGCAAGGCCTGGCCCTGCCCCAACCCAGTCAACTGCTACATGTCCCGGCCCACAGAAAAGAACGTATTCATCGTCTTCATGCTGGTGGTGGCAggtgtctccctcctcctctctgtggtcGAGCTCTACCACCTGGCCTACAGGCGGTACAGGAAGTGCAGACGCACTCGCGCCTCCCTCAAAAACACCACTCATAATGCTGTGGCAATCCCCTTCACCAGGGACCCCGACAACCCGACCAGTCACAACTCCCCAGGCTGCACCCCTCCCCCTGACTTCCGCCAGTGCTTGGTGTTGTCGGGGACAATGACCCCCTTGACCCCTGTGAACCCCATGAACTCCATGCCTTCTCAGCCCTTCAACAACAGAATGGCGCACCAGCAGAACTCTGTCAACATGGCCACCGAGCGTCACCATTCCAATGACgacctggagggagagggaggtttcATGAGGATGAATTACACCCAGGTGCCAGGGGAGATGCCCAGCGGGTGCTCTGCGCCACCCTTACTGCATACCGGGTACTTGAAGGACAAACTAAGCCTCAGCAAGATCAGCGGCACCAGCAGCCGGGTTCGACCAGACGACCTGGCCGTGTAG